The window GTGGTGATAGTGTTGTGCAAACCGGTGCGATTCGTCACGAACATACTGCAGCAAACGCAGTGCAAACGCGTTTTTGCTCAATTTCAACGGTTCCGAAATTCCCGGTCGAAAAATCTCTTCATCGCGTTTCGCAAGGCTAATCACGGTTGGCGGCTGGATGTCCTGATCCCGAAACGCCGCCATTGCCGCGTTCAATTGACCTTTGCCACCATCGATCAACAACACGTCCGGAAAAGATTCCTGTCGATCTGACAAGCCGCGAAAACGCCGCGACACAACTTCGTAAATGCTGCGAAAGTCGTCGATGCCTTTGACTTCCTGAATGCGAAATCGTCGGTATCCAGGCTTGAACGGCAACCCGTCGATGAATTGGACGAGACTGGCAACCGTTTCGTTCCCTCCCAAGTGAGCGATGTCGACGCCTTCGATCACGCGAGGCGTTTCCGACAATCCCAACACTTTCTTGAGTCCCGCCAATCCTTTTTGCGGATCGATATAAAAGACCTCGGGCTGAGCATGGGTATCCAGTTCGCCTCGTTCTTCCAGTCGCTCGATCATATTGATTTCGTCGCGCAGAACCGCGGCTCGCTCAAAATCCAAAGCCTTGCTAGCGGCCTTCATTTCGCCTCGCATCTCTCGCAGCAACTTCGTCTTTCCACCGTCAAGAAACGTTTGCAAACGCTTGATGTCGCGGCGGTAATCTTCTTTGCTGATTCGAAAGTTGCACGGCGCGGTGCACTGGTTGATGCTCGCCAACAAACACGGCCGAAACCACTGCCACCGTTCATCGGATTCACTGATGTCAAGCGAGCATGTTCGAAATTTGAAGATCCGCTGCATCACCTGGATCGCTCCGCGAAGAGCTCCGGCACTGGTAAACGGACCGTATAGCTTCACACCTTTGGACGGTGGTTCTCGCGTCACTTCCACCCGCGGGAATTCCTCTCGCGTGGTGATCATCAAATAGGGAAACGACTTGTCGTCCTTCAGCTCTTTGTTGTTCCGCGGCTGAATGTCCTTGATCAACC of the Rhodopirellula baltica SH 1 genome contains:
- a CDS encoding excinuclease ABC subunit UvrC — its product is MNDRETEINEEPVDDGAAASDVEASSDTAVPSKVLQDFSQGFRQANRKVKTFPQSPGVYLMKDSAGVVIYVGKAKNLRSRASSYFLKAASEDARTADWIGDIADIDFVETESEVDALLMESRLIKDIQPRNNKELKDDKSFPYLMITTREEFPRVEVTREPPSKGVKLYGPFTSAGALRGAIQVMQRIFKFRTCSLDISESDERWQWFRPCLLASINQCTAPCNFRISKEDYRRDIKRLQTFLDGGKTKLLREMRGEMKAASKALDFERAAVLRDEINMIERLEERGELDTHAQPEVFYIDPQKGLAGLKKVLGLSETPRVIEGVDIAHLGGNETVASLVQFIDGLPFKPGYRRFRIQEVKGIDDFRSIYEVVSRRFRGLSDRQESFPDVLLIDGGKGQLNAAMAAFRDQDIQPPTVISLAKRDEEIFRPGISEPLKLSKNAFALRLLQYVRDESHRFAQHYHHILRSKSSLER